The following are encoded together in the Campylobacter devanensis genome:
- a CDS encoding carbon-nitrogen hydrolase family protein, translating to MISNLKTQVLSSLGAVRRASELCEFASSLKSGDLALCGELCVSGYERLDRMFWLDLDENLANFLKSGAYLGYSCEFDGYNEFRLLGSNGLEFKQRKYKLFKPNGEDKIFKFGSLDEISIREIAGIKVGVLICFELRFIDLWSRLRGADVILVPAMWGQSRREHYETLCKALALQNRCYTLACSDVDLKFSAVFAPDGSKADVAKFDINLIKKFRKWIDDE from the coding sequence ATGATTTCTAATCTTAAAACGCAAGTTTTAAGCTCTTTAGGAGCAGTTCGTAGAGCTAGCGAGCTTTGCGAATTTGCTAGTTCGCTTAAAAGTGGGGATTTAGCGCTTTGTGGCGAGCTGTGTGTTAGCGGTTATGAGAGACTTGATAGGATGTTTTGGCTGGATTTGGATGAAAATTTAGCCAATTTTTTAAAAAGTGGTGCATATCTAGGATATAGCTGCGAGTTTGATGGGTATAATGAGTTTAGGCTTTTAGGTTCAAATGGGCTTGAGTTTAAACAAAGAAAATATAAATTATTTAAGCCAAATGGCGAGGATAAAATTTTTAAATTTGGAAGTTTAGATGAGATTTCCATACGAGAAATAGCAGGGATAAAAGTTGGCGTTTTGATCTGTTTTGAGCTTAGATTTATAGATCTTTGGAGTAGATTGCGTGGCGCTGATGTTATACTAGTACCAGCAATGTGGGGGCAAAGCAGGCGTGAGCATTATGAGACTTTATGCAAGGCTTTGGCTCTGCAAAATCGTTGTTACACTTTAGCGTGTAGCGATGTGGATTTGAAATTTAGTGCAGTTTTTGCCCCTGATGGTAGCAAGGCAGATGTGGCTAAATTTGATATTAATTTGATTAAAAAATTTAGAAAATGGATAGATGATGAATAG
- a CDS encoding nicotinate phosphoribosyltransferase has protein sequence MIKYKPNFTKEADMNPILNTDSYKISHYLQYPKDIKFISSYIESRGGRWNRLLFYGLQIFLMEYLSQKISYDDIDEADEFIKAHGMKCNKDGWKYIVEHHGGVLPLEIEAVAEGSIIQTENVLLQIKNTDPNLAWLVGYFETAILRSIWYPVAVATNSYFCKQNILHFLKESGTPENIDFALHDFGARGVSSFESAGIGGSAHMVNFKGSDTITGALFAKKYYGADMAAFSIPASEHSTMTSWGKDGEFQAYENMVQSYGDGIFACVIDSYDTLNAIDLWGKLFDKVKKLGGKVVLRPDSGNPVTMASECIEKMMSLAGYSVNSKGYKVLPDHIRLIYGDGINPQSIEDILNELKFRKISSDNIVFGMGGALLQHLNRDTLRFAMKVNAVSSDGIKWRDVYKDPVTDPKKRSKSGRLALIKENDLYKTIRFDELNGRQNWLTKVFKDGEILRKFSFDDIRARAKEYD, from the coding sequence TTGATAAAATACAAGCCAAATTTCACAAAAGAGGCAGATATGAATCCGATACTAAATACCGATAGTTATAAAATTTCACACTATTTGCAATACCCAAAAGATATTAAATTTATAAGCTCATATATTGAGTCTCGTGGTGGGCGGTGGAATCGCTTGTTATTTTATGGATTACAGATATTTTTGATGGAGTATCTAAGTCAAAAGATAAGCTACGATGATATAGATGAGGCTGATGAGTTTATCAAAGCACATGGGATGAAATGTAATAAAGATGGCTGGAAATATATAGTAGAGCATCATGGTGGGGTTTTGCCTTTAGAGATAGAGGCGGTGGCCGAAGGTAGCATTATACAAACTGAAAATGTCCTTTTACAGATTAAAAATACAGATCCGAATTTAGCGTGGCTTGTAGGGTATTTTGAGACGGCGATTTTGCGCTCAATTTGGTATCCTGTGGCCGTAGCGACTAATAGCTACTTTTGTAAGCAAAATATCTTACACTTTTTAAAAGAGAGCGGAACACCTGAAAATATCGATTTTGCCTTACATGATTTTGGTGCTAGGGGTGTTAGTAGCTTTGAGAGTGCTGGGATTGGTGGGAGCGCTCATATGGTGAATTTCAAAGGCTCTGATACCATCACAGGCGCGCTATTTGCGAAAAAATATTATGGTGCGGATATGGCGGCATTTAGCATACCAGCTAGCGAGCATAGCACGATGACTTCATGGGGCAAGGATGGGGAATTTCAAGCTTATGAGAATATGGTACAAAGCTACGGCGATGGGATTTTTGCTTGTGTGATTGATAGCTATGATACCTTAAATGCTATTGATTTATGGGGCAAACTCTTTGATAAGGTTAAAAAGCTAGGCGGCAAGGTGGTGCTTCGCCCAGATAGTGGCAATCCTGTGACAATGGCTAGTGAGTGTATAGAGAAGATGATGAGCCTAGCAGGATATAGCGTAAATTCCAAAGGTTATAAGGTCTTGCCAGATCATATAAGGCTTATATATGGCGATGGGATAAATCCGCAAAGTATAGAAGATATCTTAAATGAGCTTAAATTTAGAAAAATTAGTAGCGATAATATTGTCTTTGGTATGGGTGGGGCGTTGCTTCAACACTTAAATAGAGATACTCTAAGGTTTGCTATGAAGGTAAATGCCGTAAGTAGCGATGGGATAAAGTGGAGAGATGTATATAAAGATCCAGTTACAGATCCCAAAAAACGCTCAAAATCAGGTCGCTTAGCACTCATTAAAGAGAATGACCTATATAAAACTATAAGATTTGATGAGTTAAATGGTAGGCAAAATTGGCTAACTAAGGTATTTAAAGATGGTGAAATTTTACGCAAATTTAGCTTTGATGATATCAGGGCTAGGGCTAAGGAGTATGATTAA
- the sodB gene encoding superoxide dismutase [Fe]: MLELRNLPFDPNSNAVVSKEACDYHHGKHHQTYVNNYNNLTKDSDLAKASLFDVLVNSQGGLFNNAAQVYNHDFYWDCIAKKSDKSSELEAALKSDFKDFKAEFISSATTLFGSGWTWLVYNPNTSKLEIKNTSNAATPVTDGLVPLLVVDVWEHAYYIDSRNARPAYLEKFYENINWDFVSTAYEWAKKEGLNSVKFYIDELHPVASCCGHCGCN, encoded by the coding sequence ATGTTAGAGTTAAGAAACCTACCATTTGACCCAAATTCCAACGCAGTAGTGAGTAAAGAAGCCTGTGATTATCACCATGGCAAACACCACCAAACATATGTAAATAATTACAATAATCTAACAAAAGATAGCGACCTAGCTAAAGCTAGTCTATTTGATGTACTTGTAAATTCACAAGGCGGATTATTTAATAATGCTGCACAAGTGTATAATCACGATTTTTACTGGGATTGTATAGCGAAAAAAAGCGATAAAAGCAGTGAGCTTGAAGCAGCTTTAAAAAGCGATTTTAAAGACTTTAAAGCTGAATTTATCAGCTCTGCTACTACACTTTTTGGCTCAGGCTGGACATGGCTAGTTTATAACCCAAACACAAGCAAACTAGAGATTAAAAATACTTCAAATGCTGCTACTCCAGTAACTGATGGTCTAGTGCCACTACTTGTAGTAGATGTATGGGAGCATGCATATTACATTGATAGTCGCAATGCTCGTCCAGCGTATTTAGAAAAATTTTATGAAAATATCAACTGGGATTTTGTAAGCACAGCTTACGAATGGGCGAAAAAAGAGGGATTAAACTCAGTTAAATTCTACATCGATGAGCTTCATCCAGTAGCTAGTTGCTGCGGACATTGCGGTTGTAATTAA
- the galE gene encoding UDP-glucose 4-epimerase GalE, whose product MNILITGGAGYIGSHVLKALLERAADKITVIDNFYSGSQDALVALESVGKFDFIKCDLADTAHLKEIFASHKFDAIIHFAAYIEVFESMQNPLKYYLNNTANTANLINLAVEFGVEKFIFSSTAATYGEPKDGVVCENSPQNPINPYGTSKLMSEQILKDAAAANSKFKYGILRYFNVAGASSDSLIGQNYPNATHLIKVATQTITGKRANMSIFGRDYDTKDGTCIRDYIHIEDLASAHLAVLDYLNSNDSDIFNVGYGHGFSVLEVINTAKKISGVDFEVIDAPRRLGDPAVLIADSSKLRNLTSWKPKKDNLKTIIASALAWEKKI is encoded by the coding sequence ATGAATATTTTGATAACTGGTGGTGCTGGATATATTGGTTCGCATGTATTAAAAGCTTTATTAGAACGTGCAGCTGATAAGATAACTGTAATTGATAATTTTTATAGTGGTTCACAAGATGCATTAGTAGCGCTTGAGAGTGTAGGCAAATTTGATTTTATCAAATGCGATTTAGCAGATACTGCTCATCTTAAAGAGATTTTTGCTTCGCATAAATTTGATGCTATTATACATTTTGCTGCGTATATAGAGGTGTTTGAGAGTATGCAAAATCCATTAAAATACTATCTAAACAATACTGCAAATACAGCAAATCTTATTAATCTTGCGGTGGAATTTGGCGTAGAGAAGTTTATATTTAGCTCTACAGCTGCAACTTATGGTGAGCCAAAAGATGGAGTAGTATGTGAAAATAGCCCACAAAATCCTATAAATCCATATGGTACATCAAAGCTAATGAGTGAGCAAATTTTAAAAGACGCAGCCGCTGCAAATAGCAAATTTAAGTATGGAATTTTAAGATATTTTAATGTCGCAGGCGCTTCAAGCGACTCTTTAATCGGTCAAAACTATCCAAACGCAACTCATTTAATTAAAGTTGCTACACAAACAATAACTGGCAAAAGAGCAAATATGAGTATTTTTGGGCGTGATTATGATACTAAAGATGGAACTTGTATTAGAGATTATATTCATATCGAAGACCTTGCTAGTGCACATTTAGCGGTTTTGGATTATTTAAATAGCAATGATAGTGATATCTTTAATGTCGGATATGGGCATGGATTTAGCGTACTTGAGGTTATAAATACTGCTAAGAAAATAAGCGGTGTGGATTTTGAAGTAATAGATGCGCCAAGACGCTTAGGCGATCCTGCTGTGCTTATAGCAGATTCATCTAAGCTTAGAAATCTTACATCTTGGAAGCCTAAAAAGGATAATCTAAAGACTATAATTGCCTCAGCACTTGCATGGGAGAAAAAGATTTAA
- a CDS encoding ribonucleotide-diphosphate reductase subunit beta has product MHRKKIYNPASNETLGERKIFNGNPHGILNFTKAKYTWALKLWDLMEANTWFPKEVDTTDDVRDYACNLTAAEKRMYDLVWSQLISMDSFQTNNLADNINPYITAPEINAVLARQAYEEANHSKSYAVMVEAICDNTDLIYEMEKHDDVLRRKNDYISSVYEELAGEVTDEKLLLAMVANQILEGVYFYSGFTAIYALARAGKMLGSAQMIRFIQRDEITHLLLFQNMINSVRKERPDLFTPQIEAKIYDMFQKAGALEIEWGKYITQNQIMGFTDDIIEQYIKYLVDDRLTSIGLKKLYNVTHPIKWVDDFAKFNDQKSNFFESKVTNYSKGSLSFDDF; this is encoded by the coding sequence ATGCATAGAAAAAAGATATATAATCCAGCATCAAATGAGACGCTAGGTGAGCGTAAAATTTTTAATGGCAATCCGCATGGAATTTTGAATTTCACAAAGGCCAAATATACTTGGGCGCTTAAACTTTGGGATCTTATGGAGGCAAATACTTGGTTTCCAAAAGAGGTTGATACTACTGATGATGTGCGTGACTATGCTTGTAATCTCACAGCGGCTGAAAAGCGTATGTATGATTTAGTGTGGAGCCAGCTTATCTCAATGGATAGTTTTCAGACAAACAATCTAGCCGATAATATAAACCCATATATAACTGCTCCTGAGATAAATGCTGTTCTAGCCCGTCAAGCTTATGAAGAGGCAAATCACTCAAAAAGCTATGCTGTAATGGTAGAGGCGATTTGTGATAATACTGATTTAATATATGAGATGGAAAAGCATGATGATGTCCTAAGGCGTAAAAATGATTATATCTCAAGCGTATATGAAGAGTTAGCCGGAGAGGTAACTGATGAGAAACTGCTTCTAGCTATGGTGGCAAATCAAATTCTAGAAGGGGTATATTTCTATAGTGGATTTACAGCGATTTATGCGCTAGCAAGGGCTGGAAAGATGCTTGGAAGCGCTCAAATGATAAGATTTATCCAAAGAGATGAGATAACTCATTTGTTATTATTTCAAAATATGATAAACTCAGTTCGCAAGGAGCGTCCAGATCTATTTACTCCACAAATTGAGGCTAAAATTTATGATATGTTTCAAAAGGCTGGAGCTTTAGAGATTGAATGGGGTAAATATATTACTCAAAATCAAATAATGGGCTTTACAGATGATATAATCGAGCAATATATAAAGTATTTAGTTGATGATAGGCTTACATCAATTGGGCTTAAAAAGCTATATAATGTAACTCATCCGATAAAATGGGTTGATGATTTTGCTAAATTTAATGACCAAAAATCAAATTTCTTTGAAAGCAAGGTTACAAATTATAGCAAAGGTAGCCTAAGCTTTGATGATTTCTAA
- the pseH gene encoding UDP-4-amino-4,6-dideoxy-N-acetyl-beta-L-altrosamine N-acetyltransferase, whose translation MLESLINGIKLVNFTSLDTKEIKMIYNWRNNPKIASYMINKSIEWNEHIRFIDTLSSSNDKIYFLAYKDDLAIGVISFVNISKNSCEFGIYASPDLRGMGDLLMEVVVDYAFNRLCVKEILAKAFIDNLRAITLYKKFEFNIIKKDKDMVYFSRKKDNI comes from the coding sequence ATGCTAGAAAGCTTGATTAATGGTATAAAGCTTGTCAATTTTACTAGCTTAGATACTAAAGAGATAAAGATGATTTATAATTGGCGAAACAACCCTAAAATTGCTAGCTATATGATAAATAAAAGTATAGAGTGGAATGAGCATATAAGATTTATAGATACTCTTAGTAGTTCTAATGATAAAATATATTTTTTAGCTTATAAAGATGATTTAGCAATTGGAGTGATCTCATTTGTAAATATCTCTAAAAACTCTTGTGAATTTGGGATATATGCTAGTCCAGATTTGCGTGGTATGGGCGATTTGCTTATGGAAGTGGTTGTAGATTATGCGTTTAATAGGCTGTGTGTTAAAGAGATTTTAGCTAAAGCTTTTATAGATAATTTAAGAGCTATAACGCTTTATAAAAAATTTGAATTTAATATAATTAAAAAGGATAAAGATATGGTATATTTTAGTCGTAAAAAAGATAACATTTAA
- a CDS encoding type II toxin-antitoxin system death-on-curing family toxin: protein MYYFDLRCAIDFHDDIIREIGGLGGYNKTQIGYLNSVLEQIQNDDYYPTFFDKMTHIIFSCVKFHPFLDGNKRAAIYLGCHFAKVNGLDCPNRYYTKMEHVVVKIAKDYISKDDLKDILFVILA, encoded by the coding sequence ATGTATTATTTTGATTTGCGATGTGCTATTGATTTTCACGATGATATAATTCGTGAAATAGGTGGTTTAGGAGGATATAATAAAACTCAAATAGGATACCTAAATTCAGTATTAGAGCAGATACAAAATGATGATTATTATCCAACTTTTTTTGATAAAATGACTCATATAATTTTTTCTTGTGTAAAATTTCATCCTTTTTTAGATGGCAACAAAAGAGCTGCAATTTATCTTGGTTGTCATTTTGCTAAAGTAAATGGCTTAGATTGCCCAAATCGATATTATACCAAAATGGAACATGTAGTTGTTAAGATTGCCAAAGATTACATATCAAAAGATGATTTAAAAGATATTCTTTTTGTAATTCTCGCTTAA
- a CDS encoding protein-L-isoaspartate(D-aspartate) O-methyltransferase → MNSLEAAKCQKMSDEIANLVELSPLVYKAFSSTPRTPFVPVSINAFKLDAHPIGSNQWISSPLTVAKMTMALEAENCDNILEIGCGSGYQAAILAKIARRVFSVERIEALANSAKSLMKNLGINNVFIRFDDGNLGWRSYAPYDRIILSCFCQSVPDRLFSQLKDDGILVAPVAKDNKQYITQYKKSNGQIISQILDECVFVPLLDGTEQR, encoded by the coding sequence ATGAATAGTTTAGAAGCAGCAAAATGTCAAAAAATGAGCGATGAGATAGCAAATTTAGTAGAACTTAGCCCCTTGGTTTATAAGGCCTTTAGCAGTACGCCTAGGACGCCTTTTGTGCCGGTATCTATCAATGCTTTTAAGCTTGATGCGCATCCAATTGGTTCAAATCAGTGGATTAGTTCACCGCTAACTGTAGCTAAGATGACAATGGCACTAGAGGCCGAAAATTGCGATAATATACTAGAAATTGGCTGCGGTAGCGGATATCAAGCGGCGATTTTGGCTAAGATAGCAAGGCGTGTTTTTAGTGTGGAGAGGATCGAGGCGTTGGCAAATTCGGCTAAATCTTTGATGAAAAATTTAGGGATAAATAATGTATTTATACGATTTGATGATGGGAATTTAGGTTGGCGAAGCTATGCGCCTTATGATAGGATTATACTTAGTTGTTTTTGCCAAAGTGTGCCTGATAGGCTATTTAGCCAGCTTAAAGATGATGGAATTTTAGTCGCACCAGTAGCTAAGGATAATAAACAATATATCACACAATACAAAAAATCAAATGGCCAAATCATTAGCCAAATTTTAGATGAGTGTGTATTTGTCCCATTGCTTGATGGAACAGAACAGAGATAA
- a CDS encoding S8 family peptidase: protein MKKISKITLSLVCASVLLSATNSLAQANDKVYSVINLHNAKVENPNIDGSSIVIGVVDSVFNTNNPIIKDKLIGEINNSIDPDRFAGGDKITMLHGTQVSSLIVGNSSDLMGVANGATFYGLAYLNPSPLYTGDIKADIQKMIDSDVKVINHSYVSNGFALINRKWGNGLEAIAPNSQNGSAISYDEFQKLTQSDISLQRAQALAELSKEQGILNIVGVGNDGFSSPRANSVLPSYDESYRGLLAVGGLNADKITIQNDKITIGGITDDEWKAAADKWSQGTGDKSKVILNELINKQGIYTYSNFFAGSASLYGIMAPAQNIVTANGRYGYTYYDANNGYKEQTDLTTTITDSGTSFAAPLVSGVAALVEQKFPFLNGSQIGDILLTTANKNVETPNLVVTKNVGKTGSAEFYSIFYIDKDVPTNGSGIDWEQVKKDLVAAGFKSSQNDESIAEYIIKNLLKSDADVSNGLKANSVAVMKLSKEDFIGSGILDAQKALKGLAALNINRLNPSNIESFDNKYYGFYTINTNGLNGTFTNNIDEIKWDDKYHLSDATNSLKSDDRVNANLSTLQAGFIKTGDGTLKFSQNTLNYSGPTIARGGILEFDRVTAENSALYADNGGQIIISGETNANKNLYAINGGEARIIGKLTNGDIFARNRGLISGTGTIAKNLINESGIVMPGGAGQIGVLNINGTYTQNQNASLHINFNNQANSDIIATNYDIKGGNLVYIPLSGEFFKTGQEIKIDFDKLSENGNLDKFTNISVLGTSTLNFKLKDNNTIISSENTNNSGNQNNNSGNQSGNQSGNQSGNQNNNSGNQNNNSGNQSGNQNNNSGNQSGNQNNNSGNQSGNQNNENTNNSGNQSGNQSGNQSGNQSGNQNNNSGNQSGNQNNENTNNSGNQNNENTNNSGNQSGNQNNNSGNSNTIIVEIKEDAYKPTNSSQATNLAVSKSLIQIRNSANLSPKYQQFFGELDTTSNNRKKEILSSVNSKDISRSAGEAATFTGRTLGQQTLPFATLQSGATKVATIAKNSKLALINSDMTDSMVYDILESYNAALSKSEIFSRVSYSYFKGDNYNIDTYSVNLGTNKWVSDDVKLGAFLNYSHQKGDYGFSDITSKLISVGLAGLKDFGDFNLIASVDVGMGFNDTSRYILTSSDELKADYNSYFVSTGLGLSKDFEINDSFTWTPISMLNYIYTKQDGFEESGGILAKGYKDISINSLNLSLGGNIAYNIATQNNLFATLNGFAFYTRRLNSDSFSSTEYFVDAKNNLWTQTTKLNTDSVYFGADANIEKGNKFINFLVSSEITKDTHSINTAIRAGIRF, encoded by the coding sequence GTGAAAAAAATCTCAAAAATCACGCTATCATTAGTTTGTGCTTCTGTTTTATTATCAGCTACAAATTCCCTAGCGCAGGCTAATGATAAGGTTTATAGCGTTATAAATCTCCATAATGCCAAAGTAGAAAATCCAAATATAGATGGCAGTAGCATAGTAATTGGCGTTGTAGATAGCGTATTTAACACAAATAATCCGATAATAAAAGATAAATTAATAGGCGAGATAAATAACAGCATAGACCCAGATCGCTTCGCTGGTGGTGATAAGATTACTATGCTTCATGGCACTCAAGTATCATCTCTCATAGTGGGTAATAGCAGTGATCTAATGGGCGTGGCAAATGGTGCGACATTTTATGGCCTAGCATATCTAAATCCAAGCCCATTATACACAGGCGATATAAAAGCCGATATCCAAAAGATGATAGATAGTGACGTAAAGGTGATAAATCATAGCTATGTTAGCAATGGATTTGCTCTTATAAATCGCAAATGGGGCAATGGCCTAGAGGCTATAGCCCCAAATAGCCAAAATGGCAGCGCTATAAGCTACGATGAATTCCAAAAGCTCACACAAAGTGATATAAGTTTGCAAAGGGCTCAAGCCTTAGCTGAACTATCTAAAGAGCAAGGGATATTAAATATCGTTGGCGTAGGAAATGATGGTTTTAGCTCACCTAGGGCGAATTCTGTTTTGCCAAGCTATGATGAGAGCTATCGTGGGCTTTTGGCTGTTGGGGGCTTGAACGCTGATAAAATCACTATCCAAAATGACAAGATAACAATCGGTGGAATCACTGATGATGAGTGGAAAGCCGCAGCCGATAAATGGAGCCAAGGCACAGGCGATAAAAGCAAGGTAATCCTAAATGAGCTAATTAATAAGCAAGGGATCTATACTTATAGCAATTTTTTTGCTGGATCAGCCTCGCTTTATGGTATTATGGCGCCGGCTCAAAACATAGTAACAGCTAATGGTAGATATGGCTATACATATTATGATGCTAATAATGGGTATAAAGAACAAACAGACCTAACCACCACTATCACAGATTCTGGGACTAGCTTTGCTGCGCCGCTTGTGAGTGGGGTGGCAGCTTTGGTAGAGCAGAAGTTTCCATTTTTAAATGGCTCACAAATCGGCGATATCTTGCTAACTACGGCTAATAAAAATGTAGAGACTCCAAATTTAGTAGTAACCAAAAATGTCGGCAAAACTGGCTCGGCTGAATTTTATAGCATTTTTTATATCGATAAAGATGTACCAACAAATGGTAGCGGTATAGACTGGGAACAAGTCAAAAAAGATTTAGTAGCAGCTGGATTTAAATCAAGCCAAAATGATGAAAGCATAGCAGAATATATCATAAAAAATCTATTAAAAAGCGATGCCGATGTGAGTAACGGTCTTAAAGCAAATTCGGTAGCAGTGATGAAACTAAGCAAAGAAGATTTCATCGGTAGTGGTATTTTAGACGCTCAAAAAGCCTTAAAAGGCTTAGCAGCGCTAAATATAAATCGCCTAAATCCTAGTAATATAGAGAGCTTTGATAATAAATATTATGGATTTTACACCATCAATACAAATGGGCTAAATGGCACATTCACAAATAATATAGATGAGATAAAATGGGATGATAAATACCATCTAAGTGACGCTACAAACTCCCTTAAAAGTGATGATAGAGTAAATGCGAATTTATCCACTTTACAAGCTGGATTTATAAAAACTGGCGATGGGACTTTGAAATTTAGCCAAAATACTCTAAATTATTCTGGCCCTACGATAGCTCGTGGCGGGATTTTAGAATTTGATAGAGTAACAGCGGAGAATTCAGCTCTCTATGCTGATAATGGTGGTCAAATCATAATATCAGGCGAAACTAACGCTAATAAAAATCTATATGCTATAAATGGCGGTGAGGCTAGAATAATTGGCAAATTAACAAATGGTGATATTTTTGCTAGAAATCGTGGTTTGATAAGCGGAACTGGAACCATAGCCAAAAATCTCATCAATGAAAGCGGTATTGTGATGCCTGGTGGAGCGGGTCAAATCGGCGTTTTAAATATAAATGGCACATATACCCAAAATCAAAACGCAAGCCTACACATAAATTTTAATAACCAAGCAAACTCAGATATCATCGCTACAAACTATGATATCAAGGGCGGAAATTTGGTTTATATCCCGCTTAGTGGGGAGTTTTTCAAAACTGGGCAAGAGATTAAAATTGATTTTGATAAGCTTAGTGAGAATGGAAATCTAGATAAATTTACTAATATCTCAGTCCTAGGTACAAGCACTTTAAATTTTAAACTAAAAGACAATAATACAATAATATCAAGTGAAAATACCAACAATTCCGGTAACCAAAATAACAATTCTGGCAACCAATCTGGAAATCAATCCGGTAACCAATCTGGCAACCAAAACAATAATTCTGGCAACCAAAACAATAATTCCGGTAACCAATCTGGCAACCAAAACAATAATTCCGGCAACCAATCTGGTAACCAAAATAACAATTCTGGAAATCAATCCGGTAACCAAAATAATGAAAATACCAACAATTCTGGAAATCAATCTGGAAATCAATCTGGAAATCAATCCGGTAACCAATCTGGAAATCAAAACAACAATTCTGGAAATCAATCCGGTAACCAAAATAATGAAAACACCAACAATTCTGGCAACCAAAATAATGAAAACACTAACAATTCTGGAAACCAATCCGGTAACCAAAACAACAATTCTGGAAATAGCAACACCATAATAGTAGAAATAAAAGAAGATGCCTATAAACCTACAAACTCCTCACAAGCGACAAACTTGGCAGTATCTAAGTCATTGATACAGATTAGAAATTCAGCGAATTTAAGCCCAAAATATCAACAATTCTTTGGAGAATTAGATACAACAAGCAATAATCGTAAAAAAGAAATTCTATCAAGTGTAAATTCAAAAGATATCTCAAGATCCGCAGGAGAAGCTGCGACCTTCACAGGTAGAACTTTAGGCCAACAAACATTGCCATTTGCAACTCTTCAAAGTGGCGCTACAAAGGTCGCTACTATAGCTAAGAATTCGAAATTAGCTCTTATAAATAGCGATATGACTGATAGTATGGTCTATGATATCTTAGAGAGTTATAACGCAGCTTTGAGTAAAAGCGAGATTTTCAGTAGGGTTTCATACTCATATTTTAAAGGCGATAACTATAATATCGATACATATTCTGTGAATTTAGGTACCAACAAATGGGTAAGCGATGATGTGAAATTGGGTGCGTTTTTGAACTATTCTCACCAAAAAGGGGATTATGGATTCTCAGATATTACAAGCAAGTTAATATCTGTGGGTTTAGCTGGTTTAAAAGATTTTGGCGATTTTAATTTAATAGCTAGCGTGGATGTCGGTATGGGATTTAATGATACGAGTCGTTATATCCTAACCTCAAGTGATGAGCTAAAAGCCGATTATAATAGCTATTTTGTCTCAACTGGGCTTGGTCTATCAAAAGATTTTGAGATAAATGATAGCTTTACTTGGACGCCGATATCTATGCTAAATTATATATATACTAAGCAAGATGGATTTGAAGAGAGTGGCGGTATATTGGCTAAGGGGTATAAAGATATATCTATAAATAGCTTAAATTTAAGTCTAGGTGGCAATATAGCTTACAATATCGCTACCCAAAACAATCTTTTTGCTACTTTAAATGGCTTTGCCTTTTATACAAGGCGATTAAATAGTGATAGTTTTAGTAGTACAGAGTATTTTGTAGATGCTAAAAATAATCTTTGGACACAAACAACTAAGCTAAATACCGATAGTGTCTATTTTGGTGCTGATGCTAATATCGAAAAGGGTAATAAATTTATAAACTTTTTAGTCTCAAGCGAGATAACCAAAGATACACATAGTATAAATACTGCTATTAGGGCAGGGATTAGATTTTAA